The window ATTGTACTTACAAAATCTACCAGATTATAAGATCTTGTATCCATATTTTAATTGTAGATTGTATATGAATGTGTACGAGAAGATATGCATGGGGAAATGGACGCTAAAGTTACATAAATGAAAGCCAAACATCAACAAATGTGTGAGGCAATAGATACCAAAGCTGCAACAATAGATGCCAAACAACAACACGTGTTATGTTTTTGGACGTTTTGGTAAACTTTGATATCTATGTTTTTGGATGAATGTGTAAACTTTGATAGTTTTTGGTATTGCAATGTTAATATTTGGTTTCGGGTTTTATAATTATTTGATTTTTGTGTTATTTAAAAGATAATGTTTTCTTTGGTATAATATTATTAGTTGATGTTTTTGGCATCTTTTGTTTTAGattcataataaaaaaaatatatgattttatataTTTGTGAGGGATCACCgactagaaaaaaaaaatcatatatgaaGTTTGCAAGGTATCGGCAAcggaaaaaaatatataaaaaaaaaatcatatatcaaGTTTGTAAGGGATCAAcattagaaaaatgaaaaatcatatgaaatttgCTAAGATCAGCTAAGGATATGAAAATGCAAAAATAGATATTTACAACAGAGTAGAGTAGCGATGGACTAGTCACTAGTATTATTAAAATTTCGCcaatgttttataaataattatattaagtgGCCATTTTTGGTGATGGAGACTCCATTGCTTAAGTTTTTCGTAAGGAAAACTGATCCGTTGCTAACCACGTTTTAATTAGTTATGGAGTAAATCTGTTGGGGAGAAAGAAAGAGGAAAATTTGTTATCCTCTTAAAAAAATCTTATCCACGATacaatttttctcttttttttttctttggcaAAAAAAAAAGGCATGTGAGAGGTCATAAAATTTGGGTAAAtgacaaaaaaaacattttttttacacagAGATTTGATTTTGACATcgtgttttttttgtgtcaattttaacAATGTGTTATCCAATTTGTTAAAATTCtaaccacttgaccggttaaccagatTACATGCTAACGTGGGATGATGACGTGAGAtactgacatgatatgctgacgtgtcataattgaattttttttctcacaaaaaacattaagttttcatttttttttctcacaaaaaacacagtgtcaaaattgacataaaaaaacacggtgtcaaaatcgaatttttgtataaaaagagtgttttttgtgtcatttacccatataattttgaaaaaaaactgGGTAATGTTTTTTGATGGTATATTAACGAGAAAAAAAGGAATAATATTTTTGACCATTTGGAAAAAATTGACATTTACTTTAAAATtgtaaagggaaaatgacacaAATGCCCTATGAATTTAGTAGAGTTTACCCGTTAAGTTCCTAAAGTTTTTTTTCAGACATTATTGGTCCCTAAACTACGATATGACCTGCTTTTTTAGTCTCTGTCAACCTATAATAACCGGTTCAATGACATATTAGACCAAAAAAACTCACATTATGCCACTATAAAGCCAAATGAGAGTTTTTTTTTGTACGAATTGATccccaaacttttttttttttgttttataaggGTGAGTTTTTTTTGGTCTAAAAGGTCACTAAAATGACTATTACAGGTTGACAGAGACTAAAAAAACAAGCTATATCTTAGTTTAATGACCCATAAAGCCTGAAAAAAACTTTAGGGACTTAAAGGGTAAACCCTAAAAAATTCGTAGGACATTTGTGTCATTTTCCCGATTGTAAATTataaatgattaagcaatttgtCTTAAATTAAAGcataattagtaattagaagtcgaAACCATCTTGGATATTAATATATGTAATTTCATTAATCTATATGATAATTGCAAAATCTGAAGCAACGATAAGTCACAAGATATTTTGAACATTTgcattattaattattaatatggTCAAACTCTGAAATAACCaatattttcatttaaaacagaCGCAACTAGATAGCAGCTGCATACCTTTGTTGACAACTATTCTGTAATGTTCTCAGTCttgattattataaaaaaaaaacaccatCCAAACATAAAACACCACATCCTAACTGTGTTTTTATGGCAGTTTGGCTCGATCACCTTACCtcttcactatttacgtttctgTAAACACTAACGTACGATTGCAGTAATGGAAACATTGCCCCGGTCCATGCATTCTCCTTTGATGTCTCACAAACATGGCGATTTCCCTTCTCGGATCAATAACAAGAAATCTCGCCAAGCAGACATTGTTTCCATCTTAGGAATCagtgaaggtgtcgatcatggaAGAATAACCAAAAGTTTGCAACATCAACAAGATATACATATTCCAGCAATCATGGAACGAAGAAGAGGGTTTGAGAATACACTGAATATTCCGGTAGATCCAAGAAAACCATCGTCAGAGCTTTCGTTACTCGAAAATATATTTTCAACACTTGATAGAGCTATTATCAAGTTCATTGATCCTACACTTCACCTATCGGTTGACCCGAGCTACATCCTTTGTGACAATTTCGCACCAGTTGATGAGCTAAGCCCCACCGAATGCGAAGTCGTACATGGGTTCATCCCTGCATGCCTTGATGGCGTCTACATCCGTAATGGACCAAACCCACAGTTCCCCCCTAGTGGTCCACACCACTATCTTGATGGCGATGGGATGGTGCACTCCGTTAGGATCCATGGAGGTCAAGCCACTCTCTGCAGCCGATACGTGAAGACAAACAAATTTGTCTGCGAGCACCAAGTTAAATCCTACATTGTTCCAAATATCATCGGAGGCATGCAGGGATTTGGTTCCTTTGTTGCTCGTGCTGCGGTGTTCGCTGCGCGAGTTGTTTCCGGGCATTATGATATTGGAAAAGGTATCGGTGTAGCAAACACCAATATAGCCTTGTTAGGGGGCTCGTTGTATGCTTTATGTGAATCCGATCTTCCCTATGCAATCAAAGTTAGAGATGATGGTGATATAATAACGTTAGGTCACCATGATTTTGATGGGAAGCTTCGCATGAACATGACAGCCCACTCAAAGATAGATCCGGAGACGAAGGAGGCTTTCTCGTTTCGTTACTGGGGAACACGTCCATATCTTACTTACTTTCGGTTTGACGCAAATGGAAATAAGCAACCCGATGTCCCCATCCTTTCCATGAAACAACCCTCGCTAACTCATGACTTGGCTATCACCAAAAAGTATGCAATCATCTTTGATATTCAACTAGGAGCGGATCCGATGAACTTGATCCGTGGAAGAACGTTAGTAAGTGTAGACCCAAAAAAGGTTCCAAGAATCGGTGTTCTTCCAAGGTACGCAAAGGATGAATCTGATATGAAGTGGTTTGAGGTGCCGGGATTTAATATCTTTCATGCCGTCAATGCATGGGATGAGATAGATGAAGATGGTGGCGAGGTGGTGGTTTTGGTGGCACCCAATATATTGACAGTAGAACACTTCCTTGACCGGGTTGACCTGATCCAAGCATCCATGGAGAAAGTGACCATTCATTTTCGGACTGGGGTTGTCTCGAGGGAAACTTTATCGACTgataacttggagtttacggtgaTCAATCCAGCTTGTGTTGCCAAAAAGAACAAGTAAGCAAACACCTGTTTTTCAACAACTATATAACATCAAAATCTGCCGCTGTCTAACAAGAAGATATTGACATAATGCAGGTATGTCTACGCAGCGATCTCTGAGAAAACGCCAATAGAATCGAGAATGATGAGGACAATAGGGGTCGCAAAGCTGGATATTGAGAAACGAGAAGATAATACAGATGTGCATGACCACACAGTTGCTCGTCGGATATACGGAGATAACTGCTTCGGAGGTGAACCTTTCTTTGTTTCAAGAGAACCGAAGAATCCAAACTCAAAAGAGGACGATGGGTATCTTGTGTCTTTTGTGCACAATGAGAGCTTAGGAGAGTCGAGATTCTTGGTGATGGATGCGCAGTCACATACACTAGAAATTGTGGCTGAGGTCAAACTGCCACAACGAGTGCCTTACGGTTTACATGGGATATTCGTTAGAGACAACGACCTCAATAAGAGGTGAAGATTTAGACCATCTCCGACACATTGCACTCATATAACTTCATTAGATTCATACATGTAAATGACTAAATTCTATTCACTATAAACTCTATTCCATTAAAATCTATACAATTTAATAAATTgtcatattatttattattttcttttttattttttaaataattaattattgttattgttattttttacttattttttaaataaataattaacatgaaattaaaaataaaaaactacagGTAAAATTAACATTtacttgaaaatttaaaatttaaactttaaaataatttttttaatatattttaatatatatgggGAACATTCAATCGAGAACATTTCTTATTGTGATAACAAATTTGAAACatacaatttttttaaattaaaatcatcaaataatattaatataaatcaaacaataagtaaacaaaactaaaaaaactCAATAACCAACACAACTTACCACACAAAcaacaccacccaccaccaccaccaccaccaccaccgcaatCCATCATCACTACCCCcatccaccacccaccaccatcatcaccacccgCCACCGCTAACCACGACACCATCCACCACCATCAACcaacaccacccatcaccaccacccaccaccattaCTACCATGCACCCACCACACACCATTACGAACACCACTCAACattaccaccaaccaccacccaccacttaCCGTCACCACCCCCCTCAACTACCCACCACCACCGCCCTCACCATCCCACCTTTACTATgtatcaccacccaccaccatgacccatcaccaccacccgcctACACCACCCATCATCACCACCCACCAACACCACccccacccaccacccatcaagACTACCATCACCTACCACCATCGCCACCGACCACCACCACCCACTTCCATTACCCATCACCACTACATGTTCCCACCTCTCTGCACATCAACCACCaaaaccaccatcaccaccactcgcTACCACCACCCACCACTTCACAACCACCCCTACCCCTCACCGTCAGCATCCACCACATCCACCACCGACCCATCCACCCACCACCTACCTCCACCATCCATCACCCACTACCTACCATTATGACCACTACTCGCCaataccaccaaccaccacccatcaccacccgcCTCCAGcacccaccatcaccaccacccccaCCTACTCATCACCATCACTTGCCAACACCACCAATCACTACCACACACCACAACCAGccccacccaccacccaccaagaccaccaccacctaccaccatcACCATCGACCACCAACCTCCACCAACCACCCACCCACCTCTATCACCATCACTACCACCTGTCACGACCACCACACCCATCACCTACCaaacccaccacccaccaccatcaccaccacccgccactacCACCTCCACCCAACACCTACGAAAACCACCACCCACAActatcaccaccacccgccaacCTTATCCCTACAACCCACCATCACTATCTACCGAAACCACCACCTacccacccacctccaccactcATCACTACCACCTGCCCACCACTCACCATTATGACCACCACCTGCcactaccaccaaccaccacccactaCCCGTCTCTATCACCTATCACCATCATCCACCACTACCACCCTACCCAAACACCACCAAtatccatcaccacccaccatcaTCCATCATCCACCACCAGCATTACGCATCACCACCACCGGCCTACACCACCCATTACCACCACTTGACACAACCAcacccacccaccacccaccGAGACCACAATCACCACCGACCACCTCCCACCACCTCTCACCTCCATCACCATCACAACCACCCATCACCATCACCCACCAAAACCaacatacaccaccaccaccacccgtcaCCACTACAACCCATGACCGACCACGAACCTATCACTCACTACCAATTACCATCACTCGCTACCACCACCCCACTCATCACCCACTAAAGCTACCACCTCCACCAACATTAATCATCACCCACCACCATCACTACCACCCGTCGCCACTAACCACTACCCATCATCACCACACACCTCTACCAagaaccaccaccacccacctctaTTACCACCCacttcacatatgattatatatacgatatcaactattgaatcaagaacgtgaaaataaatattttctatataaatcaTCTATGATTAAATATGTatcatcatatgtgattaaatacacgagaccAACTATTGAATTGAAACCCAAAAAATGAATATCGTtcgcataaatcatatgtgattaaatttaTAATCTCATATTATTTATATAGACAAGATTCGTTTTgctttctcgattcaatagttgttcttttgAACAtgataaaatgtgattatatctatTTAATCGTATATAATTTATTTGGATCATATTCATTTTAGCgttttcgattcaatagttggtcttctgtatttaatcacatgtggttatatgtatctaatcacatattatttatatggaaaaaattcatttttgcatTATCGATTTAATAACTTTTAttgtatatttaatcacatatgattatatgtatttgatCACAAATGGTTTATATGGATAACTTTTGTTTTTGAAGTTTATATTAAATAATTGTTTCATGTATTTAATATGAGAACAATTATTAAAAAgcttttgtaaaacattttaattactaaaaaaaccaatatatatatatatatatatatatatatatatatatatatatatataattttctatTAAATAATTGTTTTACTAAAAAgcttttgtaaaacattttaattactaaaagaacctatatatatatatatatatatatatatatatatatatatatatatatatatatatatatatatatatatatatatatatatatatatatatatatatatatatatatatatatatatatatatataacctttttAAAAGCCACTTTGAATTATGATACTACCTTTCAATAAAGAAAATATAGACAACTTCATGAGTAAAAAGTTAGGGtaaccaaaataaataaaatttatgtgGTCtatgtttttaatataaatacAATCTATGAAGAATTTTTTACTTCTATAAGGCTAAGGGGAGTGGTAACACTCTTAGCACCTTGCCACATCAACTTTTTGGTTGCTACCTCATTTTTTTCCATTTAACACCTAAGGTTGGCATTTGGTAAGGAGTGGTAACACTCCTAacacttcatttttttttctaatttaatttaattactttattttaataaacaAGCATTTTTTATGCATGAAtatgaaacaatttttttttaaaccacaaacatttaatataatataaattatattttttaaaacacaCTTCATAAATAATCTAATTGCTTCATCTAAATCTCTTTCTGGGAAAACTACTTTGGCTCCAACTATCTTATACAACAACGACTGtaaaacttaattaaaaatgtcACACAACCATACCCTATTTATATTAAGCTAATTAGAATCCTAAACTAACTCAAAACCTTAAATTAggaaagttttcccaaaatacccctgggACCAAAACTGTCCCTGTTTCTGTGTTAACCCAACAAGTGATTAGCCACAAGTACTCAGCTACAACTCTTAGTCAGCCTAAAATTATGTAGCTGCTCGACAGATTTAGTTTCTTCCTGTAAAGCATTTGTTAAGTTATTGGTCAAAATACCCAGCTTGCAAACTGACATGAAAAGCACTTGTTAAGTTATAGAAGTTTAAACAATATAAAACTTAATTGTATCTTCTAAAGAATCAACAAGGGTTTTCTTCTTTGGAACTCTATTGATGTCAATCTTGATGCCTGTAAGTGTCTATTAATCAAATCAAAATAGAGGTAATTAAGAGATGAGCATCTATAGCATATTACATGTTTGAATCCATATAACAGAAGCCACAAGACATGATCATATGGAGCATCTCCAATTCCTAATATTAGTATTTTGTTACAACCAATTTTAGGCATTTTGAATAGATTTGATTTGAATTACACAGTGGTATTCTCATAGAGGCAAATGATCGAACACCTGGTGTGCACAGGAAAATAACAACTGATAGTCATAGTCATGGAAGCAAATTTGAAGCTTAATGATCTGAACATATTTTTTAAAACTTCGGTATTGGAGCTGTATATAGCCATGGAAACAATCAAGACTTACAAAACTAGTTATAGCCATGGAAGCAATCAAGACTCACAAATGAACTGAATTTGTTACCTATATTGTATATAGCCATAAGACCAATCACATTCGTTTCTCTCCATCTCTTTCTTCTCGCCAACACAGTGACGAGTCTCCGGTGGTGAGCCCCCTAGCAAGCGCTAGGGGGCGGTGTTCCATGTTGCTTAACAACTTTGGCGATGGTATTTGGCGAGCCCACTCCGCTTAGCCTAATAAAAAATTAATGATAAGACTAAAGAATTTTAATATCGTAAAAACAAAAAGTGAAATGAAATATGTGTCATTCAAAAAATGTAAGGTTTTAACCAATAAATTATTATGACAACCTTGAGGAAGAAACACGCTTTACTTGTAGGAGACTGACAAGTCACTATTTGTCAAATTAAAATGATTAGGAGTGGTTAAatcatttactttttttttctcaGAAATCTTACTCTTTTTTCTTATATCTTGATGAATGTACGTTAGAAAGTtgaaaaaattattataaaatacatattctCAATATAGTAGTCAAAACGTAtgttaaaatatgtttttttatttttttataatcatcGATATTAAGTAAACATTTGACCATTGTCTAACCGTTTTTAAATGTATATTTTATAGATAATTAAAAGATGTTTATGTGgtttttttcatataaaaaattaaaaaaggaaATCCACAGTATATCTATACCTAGACGTGTTAAGACCTTCTCCTGCAGCTACTTAAGCATAGTGAGAAAGAAAACAAATTAGTTACATGGTTTAAAATCTGGATTTGCTTTGAGATTGTGGGTATTCAAAATCCCATTTTATCCCTCTAATTCATGCCTTCGCCGATGACAAAATAAATTTAGTTTTCTCCAATGTGATCGGAATCCAGCCCCAAATCTACGTTCGTTTAAACAACCCCCTTCTCCTTTTGCTGATTGGAATGCATGCACATAATCTTTATGACCTAACCAGGATCTAATTTCTTCCAACCTCAATTTGGATCTTGAAGTTGCAGTTAGTGATAAGGTTTCCGGTAATATTAACATGGCGGATCTCTGGCACCGAAAATCACTAAGAGTTTCTTAGGCAAAGCTCTAGATGACAATAACCAGATGTAGTTCTGAAAAATGATAgttttgagccaaaagaacatcctatgtgctcatgcaaaccctaatgcttggatttaggtttctatattgtacatgcaattcatccaaagCATATGTATATCGAAATTAACATGTAAGAACAAatctagatgaatacctcttataTAATGGCTTGAATCTCgtttccttggagcttagagtcacaaatgtcactcctctaatggtttacaaagaCCACacgcaagaggatgatattggaaAGAGGGGAGGAGCATCAAAACTGTCCAAGATCTCTACAAGAAAGCTTAGCCACATTTTTGGgatccctaggggtctatttatacttctatgggctgctagggtttcaggagaaaccctaattctctactTAGGCATTAAGCATCCCATGGAACCTTTCtagaaggcccttggacgaaaatcatatgggcgtcccatagatttcgtccaaccccCTTCCTTTTAGGAATCTATAACCCAcaatgtaattatcttaaaattacaatattagtcccccaagtctaattaatctcttttagccacataattaattcttgaccaatattaattaaactctaTGATgtctttattaatatattattcatataatatatcaataaaccataattaacctctttcttcataaatcatcctatctagttgctttgatgaaggcaacccaaaaggaccatgcacaaccgggtcaaatactttaccaaatatagttatgggcttagacactaatccaacagtctcccacttggataagtctagtaactataaatgcaagtattatccgattagcaatcgtagctctcaaagaccctgtcgaactctgatcttatcagtaacctgtcctttagataagggatcatatattcctccattctagatatcgtatgaactgagacatggattttaatcatactctttgttcatttgttgtttctcgatttctgatttatgacgactgacaacagactataattgaacacatcaacttagtcccggcttggccaagcgcttagggtgtcatcactaaatcatcgaggggcccacatatatcgcttttatcccactttgggtaaaaggaacggataaacttcgacttgaatgctcgcttgtacctacttatcaaatcacacacaacaatatgttttatgacaccaagttactagtgcgtttacatattatcaatatgcaaccgacttgcagaatacaactcacacatctcggtttcaagaatataagatattatcgtctcaccaatcacttgtgataaaatccatgaagcgatccaagtgagcgtgggtttaatccaatactctaatcttataacaacactcatgaactctgcaacaaacttgtgctatgtctaaacactttagtcAATCTACAGAAGGCTTCATGATAgacttctttcatacctacttccaaagtatgagcgactgtggagggtttgaataaacttattattcgggaagtcaaaacatgcaaagtgaaacacaagaataatactaatcctgtatgaccccaaacttttgagtataaataaaacaccttttatttaatcaccatattgattactcattattggttgtttcaggtaatcaacttcttacttgaattagaacaaaagttgtcccatgcaccaagaatgcacactatgtttacctatggtctttactttgtggaatagatcaaatgaaaacattttcaatgattctcatttaacaattcctaatcctaatcaattagtgtaagaatacaaaattctcgccactattagaatatgttggattctaacattttatgcaacgatcattTCGTAATATCACAGCGctaaagtcaccaagactttgccaatgaaattacaaagttctctattggagattgttacaagacaattccatagtcatgaagtctcacattcaaagtacattcatttgaacatccttcttgcataaaagtttctaatctagacatagattcttaacgtccaactcccaatatggaaacatttccatatttgccatatgacaactctttTTAAATATAATCCTATTTATTCATAATAACGTCAATATTGTCCATTCATTACTTTACTTCTAActgctcacaagcgaccaattcttggcgaaccttagattgtccttgacagttgtttaattattttagtcaaatccgattctattccctttttccctctaaatgccctaggcatttggaaaattttagaacagtCGAATATTAccgcatatgcaatcgatcctatacccgaatcgtatgagatacgattcataatgaaaaacgtgatactttaccagtttcttgctataatattgtcatAATATTTCTGTTTgccgtgttctcaaaatttgaactatgaagagggatgctgtaatcataatcggactttgagaatgcaattaataaatatatccttgacTGAATTCAAttaaaaatttctcaatctaagcttttagattggaaacgaagtataacattctctcccttaattatagcaaaaacaacttttcaacccctgtaaCTTTGCAagatgaaacttttgtttttgtataattaatattgccaacttgcaacacttaaaataataatcattctcccattaacatgatgattatatccattccaacataacatttatgctcccactagctttgacacgtatcagaaaatagttggacttctagaagacaatacttattgacttccaaagttcatatttccaatacgatATGCTTCAATAagccttagaaagctcacatgtgtgtctaagctaattcaaaacttatattactaagtcccaaatgttcagactaatcgctaaatctcacaattcgaactgtgaagagggatgatgtaatcataatcgaattcgagaatgcaatttacataatcgctatctccttaaaatctcttttattgaaaacgtttcctcacaatcattttcatgaaggagagaaaccttatgacacttagattttatggtgcatgtgttcctatctatgcgaatttgtcataaccacaatcataagataatgtttgtgacaaatccaaactcttatggacagaacttgttcatactTAATTTCTAGCTTTTAAGGGTCCCGCCATTGCTTCCAtcttatttagcagctcacctatgctagtcaatgtactttcattgaacaagatGCTTGCTTTATTTAgtctattgagaactcatagaacttacatgcatagTTAAGTTaactggaatggcatagaaacaagaatattttAACATGATTGGTCACAAACCTCATGTCGTGAGCTAGTGTCTAAtaagtttactcttgattagttcttgaaccttttcaagatcatttagactcccactgtcctcttgacatataataatctcttttcaag of the Lactuca sativa cultivar Salinas chromosome 6, Lsat_Salinas_v11, whole genome shotgun sequence genome contains:
- the LOC111880457 gene encoding extensin-1-like; protein product: MTTTCHYHQPPPTTRLYHLSPSSTTTTLPKHHQYPSPPTIIHHPPPALRITTTGLHHPLPPLDTTTPTHHPPRPQSPPTTSHHLSPPSPSQPPITITHQNQHTPPPPPVTTTTHDRPRTYHSLPITITRYHHPTHHPLKLPPPPTLIITHHHHYHPSPLTTTHHHHTPLPRTTTTHLYYHPLHI
- the LOC111880483 gene encoding probable carotenoid cleavage dioxygenase 4, chloroplastic, whose product is METLPRSMHSPLMSHKHGDFPSRINNKKSRQADIVSILGISEGVDHGRITKSLQHQQDIHIPAIMERRRGFENTLNIPVDPRKPSSELSLLENIFSTLDRAIIKFIDPTLHLSVDPSYILCDNFAPVDELSPTECEVVHGFIPACLDGVYIRNGPNPQFPPSGPHHYLDGDGMVHSVRIHGGQATLCSRYVKTNKFVCEHQVKSYIVPNIIGGMQGFGSFVARAAVFAARVVSGHYDIGKGIGVANTNIALLGGSLYALCESDLPYAIKVRDDGDIITLGHHDFDGKLRMNMTAHSKIDPETKEAFSFRYWGTRPYLTYFRFDANGNKQPDVPILSMKQPSLTHDLAITKKYAIIFDIQLGADPMNLIRGRTLVSVDPKKVPRIGVLPRYAKDESDMKWFEVPGFNIFHAVNAWDEIDEDGGEVVVLVAPNILTVEHFLDRVDLIQASMEKVTIHFRTGVVSRETLSTDNLEFTVINPACVAKKNKYVYAAISEKTPIESRMMRTIGVAKLDIEKREDNTDVHDHTVARRIYGDNCFGGEPFFVSREPKNPNSKEDDGYLVSFVHNESLGESRFLVMDAQSHTLEIVAEVKLPQRVPYGLHGIFVRDNDLNKR
- the LOC128126867 gene encoding leucine-rich repeat extensin-like protein 5 gives rise to the protein MHPPHTITNTTQHYHQPPPTTYRHHPPQLPTTTALTIPPLLCITTHHHDPSPPPAYTTHHHHPPTPPPPTTHQDYHHLPPSPPTTTTHFHYPSPLHVPTSLHINHQNHHHHHSLPPPTTSQPPLPLTVSIHHIHHRPIHPPPTSTIHHPLPTIMTTTRQYHQPPPITTRLQHPPSPPPPPTHHHHLPTPPITTTHHNQPHPPPTKTTTTYHHHHRPPTSTNHPPTSITITTTCHDHHTHHLPNPPPTTITTTRHYHLHPTPTKTTTHNYHHHPPTLSLQPTITIYRNHHLPTHLHHSSLPPAHHSPL